The proteins below are encoded in one region of Candidatus Binataceae bacterium:
- a CDS encoding LLM class flavin-dependent oxidoreductase, giving the protein MKRNYWEIVQAMPAAELTRLMRRFEDLGLYGVWVPQLHAPPFPTMAAIAMATTRMQIGSGIAFAFTRSPLETALNALDIDRLSGGRTVLGLGTSVRTFNERAHGATYGKPVAHLREVVEAVRAIIERGATGQLGELSGEYHKLDLRGLTTRKPVRASIPIWVPALFKNTIVMGAKTADGVMGHPIWSLKAITESSKIVDETLAAAGRPRAQFHVNIWNYAAVSNDRKQAIDDMRGTVANYSSIPQYEKFYEAHGFGDAARAVIAAASRGDTAAMLKAVPDEMVTTFAIAGTPDEAGERVEKIWPHADSMTISPPQYFVPPDRLNGYRDAIINTFYKA; this is encoded by the coding sequence ATGAAGCGAAATTATTGGGAGATCGTCCAGGCGATGCCCGCCGCGGAGCTGACCAGGCTCATGCGGCGCTTCGAGGATTTGGGGCTCTACGGCGTCTGGGTTCCGCAGCTTCACGCGCCGCCGTTCCCGACCATGGCGGCGATCGCGATGGCGACGACGCGGATGCAAATCGGCTCGGGAATCGCCTTCGCCTTCACCCGCAGTCCGCTCGAGACCGCGCTCAACGCGTTAGATATCGATCGCCTGAGTGGCGGGCGCACCGTGCTCGGCCTCGGCACCAGCGTGCGCACATTCAACGAGCGCGCTCACGGCGCGACCTACGGCAAGCCGGTCGCGCACCTGCGCGAGGTCGTCGAGGCGGTGCGCGCGATCATCGAGCGCGGCGCGACTGGCCAACTCGGCGAGCTGAGCGGTGAGTATCACAAGCTCGATCTGCGCGGCCTGACCACTCGCAAACCGGTGCGCGCCTCGATTCCGATTTGGGTTCCCGCGCTTTTCAAGAACACGATCGTGATGGGCGCGAAGACGGCCGACGGCGTGATGGGACATCCGATCTGGTCGCTCAAGGCGATCACCGAGAGCTCGAAAATTGTCGATGAGACGCTGGCGGCAGCGGGACGGCCGCGCGCACAGTTTCACGTGAACATCTGGAACTACGCGGCGGTCTCCAACGATCGCAAGCAGGCGATCGACGACATGCGCGGCACCGTCGCGAACTATTCGAGTATTCCGCAGTACGAGAAATTCTACGAGGCGCATGGCTTCGGCGACGCGGCGCGCGCCGTGATCGCGGCGGCCTCGCGCGGCGATACCGCCGCGATGCTCAAGGCGGTCCCCGACGAGATGGTCACGACGTTCGCGATCGCGGGCACGCCGGATGAGGCGGGCGAGCGCGTCGAAAAAATCTGGCCGCATGCCGATTCGATGACGATCTCGCCGCCACAGTATTTCGTCCCGCCCGATCGCCTGAACGGCTATCGCGACGCGATCATCAACACGTTCTACAAGGCTTGA
- a CDS encoding LLM class flavin-dependent oxidoreductase produces the protein MHTGYGLLFQNPGNQFRDHDAWRHEVRLAEMAEPMGFESIWCVEHHFDDYTMCPDVLQFLTYMAGKTRTARLGSAVVVLPWHDPIRVAEQVSVLDNLSEGRMILGLGRGLARIEYDGFRVDQNEARGLFVEYAELLIDALEKGYMEGGRFTKQPRREIRPYPFKSFKGRTYAAAVSPESMPIMAKLGIGLMVIPQKPWDAVKEDFRVYHAAWKEHHGSTPAPKPISGGFVFVDENKDRAEEQAHKWLSANYVSVIKHYEMTSEKFGTHRGYESYAAINKFIGKHGIEGAAAGFVNLMPWGTPDMVLEKLAMIRDTIDANAFLLNFSYGGMPYDEAERNTKCFVKHVLPEVKKWQTEPLCECAELPLPAAAR, from the coding sequence ATGCACACTGGCTATGGACTGCTCTTTCAGAATCCCGGCAATCAATTTCGCGATCACGATGCGTGGCGTCACGAAGTGCGGCTCGCCGAAATGGCCGAGCCGATGGGCTTCGAATCGATCTGGTGCGTCGAGCATCACTTCGACGACTACACGATGTGTCCCGATGTGCTGCAGTTCCTCACCTACATGGCGGGCAAGACCAGGACCGCGCGGCTCGGCTCCGCGGTCGTGGTGTTGCCGTGGCACGATCCGATTCGCGTCGCCGAGCAGGTCTCGGTGCTCGACAATCTTTCCGAAGGCCGCATGATCCTGGGCCTCGGTCGCGGTCTCGCGCGAATCGAGTACGACGGCTTTCGCGTCGATCAAAATGAAGCGCGCGGCCTCTTCGTCGAATACGCCGAGCTGCTCATCGACGCGCTCGAAAAGGGCTACATGGAAGGCGGCCGCTTCACCAAGCAGCCACGCCGCGAGATCCGCCCCTACCCGTTCAAGTCGTTCAAGGGCCGCACGTATGCTGCCGCAGTCTCGCCCGAGTCGATGCCGATCATGGCGAAGCTCGGCATCGGCCTGATGGTCATCCCGCAAAAGCCCTGGGATGCCGTCAAGGAAGACTTCCGCGTCTATCACGCCGCCTGGAAAGAGCATCACGGCTCGACGCCCGCGCCGAAGCCGATCAGCGGTGGCTTTGTCTTCGTCGATGAGAACAAGGATCGCGCCGAGGAGCAGGCGCATAAATGGCTATCTGCTAACTACGTGTCGGTCATCAAACACTATGAGATGACTTCGGAGAAATTCGGCACGCATCGCGGCTACGAGTCGTATGCGGCTATCAACAAGTTCATCGGCAAGCACGGAATCGAGGGCGCCGCCGCCGGCTTCGTCAACCTGATGCCGTGGGGCACGCCCGACATGGTGCTCGAAAAGCTCGCGATGATCCGCGACACGATCGATGCGAACGCGTTTCTCCTGAACTTCAGCTACGGCGGCATGCCCTACGATGAAGCCGAGCGCAACACGAAATGCTTCGTGAAGCACGTGCTGCCCGAAGTTAAGAAGTGGCAGACCGAGCCGCTGTGCGAGTGTGCCGAGTTGCCGCTGCCTGCGGCGGCGCGCTGA
- a CDS encoding MaoC family dehydratase — protein MAGLYFEEFEIGQRFAHAITRTITEMDNVLFTALTHNPQPLHLDAEFAKTTEFGRPLVNSIFTLGLMIGVSVGDTTLGTTVANLGMTDVVFPKPVFYGDTLRSESIVLEKRESKSRGDAGIVLFEHRCINQRGEEVARCKRSALMRKRPK, from the coding sequence GTGGCCGGGCTTTATTTCGAAGAGTTCGAAATTGGACAACGCTTCGCGCATGCGATCACGCGAACGATAACCGAGATGGATAACGTGCTGTTCACTGCGCTGACGCATAATCCACAGCCGCTGCATCTCGATGCCGAGTTTGCCAAGACGACCGAGTTCGGGCGCCCGCTCGTCAACAGCATTTTCACGCTGGGCCTGATGATCGGCGTATCGGTGGGAGACACCACGCTGGGCACGACGGTGGCCAATCTCGGGATGACCGACGTGGTATTTCCGAAGCCGGTGTTTTACGGCGACACGCTGCGCTCGGAGAGCATCGTGCTCGAAAAGCGTGAGAGCAAATCGCGGGGTGATGCGGGGATCGTGCTGTTCGAGCATAGGTGTATCAACCAGCGCGGCGAGGAAGTCGCGCGATGCAAACGCTCGGCGCTGATGCGCAAGAGGCCGAAGTGA
- a CDS encoding CoA ester lyase, translated as MQTLGADAQEAEVMNLRSMLFVPGDSEKKLAKVAGGSADALILDLEDAVAKERLPLARGMVAEYLKSSRAKAASQQRWVRINPMSTPDALPDLAAIVVGAPDGIVVPKTNSGADAILLDHYLTALETREGVEVGSIKIFAVATETPTAMFTLGTFTGATPRLYGMTWGAEDLPAAVGASSNLDDAGNLDFTYQLARSLCLLAATAAGVEPIDTVYTDFRDRDGLGRNARAARRAGFTGKIAIHPDQVEIINEAFTPSAEDVAYAKRVIEVFAAGVGTVSLDGKMLDKPHLTQAHRVLAAADAAARRRS; from the coding sequence ATGCAAACGCTCGGCGCTGATGCGCAAGAGGCCGAAGTGATGAACCTGCGCTCGATGCTTTTCGTGCCGGGAGACAGCGAAAAAAAACTGGCCAAGGTCGCGGGCGGTTCGGCGGATGCGCTGATCCTTGATCTCGAAGATGCGGTCGCGAAGGAGCGGCTGCCGCTCGCGCGCGGCATGGTCGCCGAGTATCTGAAATCGTCGCGCGCGAAAGCGGCCTCGCAGCAGCGATGGGTGCGTATCAATCCGATGTCAACCCCCGACGCGCTGCCCGATCTTGCCGCGATCGTCGTGGGCGCTCCCGACGGGATCGTCGTGCCGAAAACCAACTCCGGCGCCGACGCGATCCTGCTCGATCATTATTTGACGGCGCTCGAAACTCGCGAAGGCGTCGAAGTGGGCAGCATCAAAATCTTCGCGGTTGCGACCGAGACTCCCACCGCGATGTTCACGCTCGGCACTTTCACGGGCGCAACGCCGCGACTCTATGGCATGACCTGGGGCGCCGAGGATCTGCCCGCCGCGGTGGGAGCTTCATCGAATCTCGATGACGCCGGCAATCTCGATTTCACCTACCAGCTCGCGCGCTCGCTGTGTCTGCTCGCGGCGACGGCCGCAGGCGTTGAGCCGATCGACACGGTGTACACGGATTTTCGCGACCGCGACGGATTGGGACGCAACGCGCGCGCGGCTCGGCGCGCTGGATTCACTGGCAAAATCGCGATTCATCCCGACCAGGTCGAGATCATCAACGAGGCGTTCACGCCGTCGGCCGAAGATGTCGCATATGCAAAGCGCGTCATCGAAGTATTCGCCGCGGGAGTGGGCACCGTTTCGCTCGACGGCAAGATGCTCGACAAGCCGCATCTGACGCAGGCGCATCGCGTCCTCGCCGCGGCGGATGCGGCAGCGCGCAGAAGATCGTAG
- a CDS encoding c-type cytochrome, with the protein MFISGGGVPMQTTATPLPLEKTIARMALRASFSRDADKKNPLPLNDDNLLSGAKAYNENCAGCHGSPGHPSTAFAKAMFPPPPQLFEAKQMVTDDPEGVIFWKITNGIRLSGMPGFVDMLTDDQRWQLSMLLSHADKLSSSVSSALAPTR; encoded by the coding sequence TTGTTCATCAGCGGCGGCGGGGTGCCAATGCAAACGACGGCGACGCCATTGCCGCTCGAGAAAACGATCGCCCGAATGGCATTGCGCGCGAGTTTCAGTCGCGATGCTGACAAGAAGAATCCGCTGCCGCTGAATGACGACAACCTGCTCAGCGGCGCAAAGGCCTACAACGAAAACTGTGCAGGATGCCACGGCTCGCCCGGCCATCCCTCGACGGCATTTGCAAAGGCGATGTTTCCCCCGCCACCCCAGCTGTTTGAAGCGAAGCAAATGGTGACCGATGATCCGGAGGGAGTTATCTTCTGGAAAATCACCAATGGTATCCGCCTGTCAGGAATGCCTGGCTTCGTCGATATGCTCACCGATGACCAGCGATGGCAATTGTCGATGCTGCTCTCTCACGCCGACAAGCTGTCGTCATCAGTGAGTTCGGCGCTTGCTCCGACCCGATAA
- a CDS encoding alpha/beta hydrolase: MARYDSASGRYVYLAIDGIEYRVYFEEAGAGIPIVLQHTAGADGRQWRHFLEDRDFQHDFRMIAYDLPYHGKSVPPEGIEWWRNEYRLTKGFLLKFVVALAHELELDHPVYMGSSIGGHLATDLAMHCPNEFRAIIGLEAAIATPGGYDDQWAHPRVSNEYKASVMYGLMSPTSPEKYRRETAWVYSQGAPPVFKGDLYYYSVDHNLTETAEMIDTSRTPLHLLTGEYDWASTPAMSEELAARIKGVKYRTMKGLGHFPMSEDPANFKNYIRPVLDEIRKSSRR; the protein is encoded by the coding sequence ATGGCGCGATACGACTCAGCAAGCGGACGCTACGTTTACCTCGCGATCGATGGCATCGAATATCGCGTTTACTTCGAGGAGGCGGGCGCGGGAATTCCGATCGTGCTCCAGCACACCGCGGGCGCCGACGGCCGCCAGTGGCGGCATTTCCTCGAGGATCGCGACTTTCAACATGACTTCCGCATGATCGCGTATGATCTGCCCTATCACGGCAAATCGGTGCCGCCAGAGGGAATCGAATGGTGGCGCAATGAGTATCGGCTGACGAAAGGTTTCCTGCTGAAGTTCGTGGTCGCGCTCGCGCACGAGCTCGAACTCGATCATCCGGTTTACATGGGCAGCTCGATCGGCGGCCACCTCGCGACCGACCTTGCGATGCATTGCCCGAATGAGTTTCGCGCGATTATCGGCCTCGAAGCCGCAATAGCCACTCCCGGCGGCTACGACGATCAATGGGCGCATCCGCGCGTCAGCAATGAGTACAAGGCGAGTGTAATGTACGGGCTGATGTCGCCGACCTCGCCGGAGAAATACCGCCGCGAGACCGCGTGGGTATATAGCCAGGGCGCGCCGCCCGTTTTCAAGGGTGACCTCTACTATTACTCAGTCGATCACAACCTCACTGAGACTGCGGAGATGATCGATACCTCGCGCACGCCGCTGCATTTGCTGACCGGCGAATACGACTGGGCAAGCACTCCGGCAATGTCGGAAGAACTCGCCGCGCGAATCAAAGGCGTGAAATATCGAACGATGAAAGGCCTCGGCCATTTCCCAATGAGCGAAGACCCAGCCAACTTCAAAAACTACATCCGCCCAGTGCTCGACGAGATCCGCAAGTCGTCACGGCGCTGA
- a CDS encoding SCP2 sterol-binding domain-containing protein: MRLANTELIVAAANSDGEFRLAARLWNGSVRFNLGNNSLLMRIDEGHIESIDQLEGSKIASADVTISAPDSDWAEMLKRVPKPFFQDLMAAVSRESFKIDGDLVGFYPYYRATCRLIEIMRNINAA, translated from the coding sequence ATGCGACTGGCTAACACTGAATTGATCGTCGCCGCGGCTAATTCCGACGGAGAGTTCCGGCTCGCAGCGCGGCTTTGGAATGGCAGCGTGCGATTTAATCTGGGTAACAATTCTCTGCTGATGAGAATTGACGAGGGACATATTGAGAGTATCGATCAGCTGGAGGGCTCAAAGATCGCCTCGGCCGACGTCACCATCTCCGCGCCCGATTCAGACTGGGCCGAGATGCTGAAGCGGGTGCCGAAACCATTCTTCCAGGATCTGATGGCGGCCGTGTCGCGCGAAAGTTTCAAAATCGACGGCGACCTCGTCGGCTTCTACCCGTACTATCGCGCGACCTGCCGGCTGATCGAGATCATGCGCAACATCAACGCGGCCTGA
- a CDS encoding amidohydrolase family protein, whose product MTTATTIDEANSWRLRTPGHAGWKRTARPDDPNRYLMISCDCHANEPANLWVERIEAKYKSRLPRIEVDEHGVKWAVSDGLRRVRLQESIFEGEDLVRNKAGADINERLADRRRDGVDAEIIFPNKGLFMWATTDAGFAQAQCRVWNDWAWETYGAYNDRMSPMASLATADIDGSIKEIERVAKLGFRGLTMPCKPVFNSQDARDPNYNMRVYDPIWALIEETAMPITFHVGTGKDPRGASKEGGAVTNYVAHALVQAIEPLAALCSSGVFERFPKLKFAAIESGIGWVPWALDAMDEAYLKHHMWAYPKLKALPSEYFRAHGAVAFQEDRTGLALALQFDLVDNFLWSNDYPHHEGSWPHSAEAIERQMGAFSDEQRAKILGLNAIKMFNFDVDRLLKYRSEAHN is encoded by the coding sequence ATGACCACTGCGACGACAATCGACGAGGCCAATAGCTGGCGGCTCAGGACTCCCGGTCACGCGGGATGGAAGCGCACCGCGCGCCCCGATGATCCAAATCGCTACCTGATGATCTCGTGCGACTGTCACGCCAACGAGCCGGCCAATCTCTGGGTCGAGCGCATCGAGGCGAAGTACAAGAGCCGCCTGCCGCGAATCGAAGTCGATGAGCACGGCGTGAAATGGGCGGTGAGCGACGGGCTCCGCCGTGTACGCCTGCAGGAGAGTATCTTCGAAGGCGAAGACCTCGTTCGCAACAAGGCCGGTGCCGATATCAACGAACGCCTCGCAGATCGCCGCCGCGACGGCGTCGATGCCGAGATCATCTTCCCCAACAAAGGCCTCTTCATGTGGGCTACAACCGACGCCGGTTTCGCACAGGCGCAATGCCGCGTCTGGAACGACTGGGCCTGGGAAACTTACGGCGCATATAACGATCGAATGTCGCCGATGGCGTCGCTCGCGACCGCCGATATCGACGGCTCGATCAAAGAGATCGAGCGCGTCGCCAAGCTCGGCTTTCGCGGACTGACTATGCCGTGCAAGCCGGTCTTCAACTCACAGGACGCGCGCGACCCCAACTACAACATGCGCGTTTACGATCCGATATGGGCGCTGATCGAGGAAACCGCAATGCCGATCACATTCCACGTCGGCACCGGCAAGGATCCGCGCGGCGCGAGCAAGGAAGGCGGCGCAGTCACCAACTATGTCGCGCATGCGCTGGTGCAGGCGATCGAGCCGCTCGCGGCGCTCTGCTCATCGGGAGTATTTGAGCGTTTCCCGAAACTCAAGTTCGCGGCGATCGAATCGGGAATCGGATGGGTGCCGTGGGCGCTCGACGCGATGGACGAGGCATACCTGAAGCATCACATGTGGGCATATCCGAAGCTCAAAGCGCTGCCGAGTGAGTATTTTCGCGCGCACGGCGCGGTCGCGTTTCAGGAGGATCGCACGGGCCTCGCGCTGGCGCTGCAATTCGATCTCGTCGATAACTTCCTGTGGTCGAATGACTACCCGCATCACGAAGGGAGCTGGCCTCATTCGGCGGAAGCGATCGAGCGCCAGATGGGCGCATTCAGCGACGAACAGCGCGCGAAAATCCTCGGCCTCAACGCGATAAAGATGTTCAACTTCGACGTGGACCGTCTGCTGAAGTACCGCAGCGAAGCACACAACTGA
- a CDS encoding isoprenylcysteine carboxylmethyltransferase family protein, which translates to MDSTALLKRRAFIGLVQLLVVMAVALFVSAWSLRYWQGWIFLAAFFVPVTMITLYFLEHDPALIERRIKAGPVAEQETTQKIIQVLASLCFIALLVVPGLDHRFGWSRVPPTAIVAGDILVVAGLYIVFLVFRENSFTSAIIEVGKDQAVISTGPYRLVRHPMYAGALLMLLGMPLALGSTFGLLFCAPIFAVIVWRLIDEESYLRTNLAGYAEYCAHTRYHLIPWIY; encoded by the coding sequence GTGGATTCCACCGCCTTGCTTAAGAGAAGGGCATTCATCGGACTCGTACAGCTGCTGGTGGTGATGGCGGTTGCGCTATTCGTGTCGGCGTGGTCGCTCCGCTACTGGCAAGGCTGGATCTTCCTCGCCGCGTTCTTCGTCCCGGTCACCATGATTACTTTGTATTTCCTCGAGCACGATCCGGCCCTGATCGAGCGGCGCATCAAGGCGGGTCCTGTCGCCGAGCAGGAAACGACGCAGAAAATCATCCAGGTGCTCGCGAGCCTTTGCTTCATCGCGCTGCTGGTCGTGCCGGGATTGGATCATCGCTTCGGATGGTCGCGCGTTCCTCCGACGGCGATTGTGGCCGGCGACATACTCGTAGTTGCAGGTCTCTACATCGTGTTCCTGGTGTTTCGCGAGAACAGCTTCACCTCGGCGATTATCGAGGTTGGAAAGGACCAGGCGGTCATCTCGACCGGGCCGTATCGGCTCGTGCGCCATCCGATGTACGCCGGCGCGCTTCTGATGCTGCTGGGGATGCCGCTCGCGCTGGGATCAACGTTCGGGCTTCTTTTCTGCGCGCCGATCTTTGCCGTCATCGTCTGGCGGCTGATCGACGAAGAAAGCTACTTGCGCACGAACCTCGCCGGCTACGCGGAGTACTGCGCGCATACGCGGTATCACTTGATCCCGTGGATCTACTGA
- a CDS encoding enoyl-CoA hydratase-related protein, whose translation MYTELSYDLHEHVGVITIRRPEARNALTFTTYKELEDAVRTSTARCLIITGADPAFCSGDDVKQIMANASNRPALTNMAPRLTPAADALLHSDIPIIAAVNGPAIGWGMELSLMADIRVASEKARFGELFIKRGLCCDVPGIGRLAQLVGRETAAELLFTGDIIDAARAHQIRLVSRVVPHDQLLPTAMELARKIASNPPLAVRQLKNGLRRALDPDWKELGAWVSTTLSELFKTEDHKEGVKSFLEKREPHFVGR comes from the coding sequence ATGTACACCGAACTCAGCTACGACCTTCACGAGCACGTGGGCGTGATCACGATTCGGCGGCCTGAGGCGCGCAACGCTCTTACCTTCACGACCTACAAGGAACTCGAGGATGCGGTCCGCACCTCGACGGCGCGATGTCTCATTATCACGGGAGCCGATCCGGCCTTCTGCTCAGGCGACGATGTGAAGCAGATCATGGCCAACGCATCAAATCGCCCGGCGCTGACCAACATGGCGCCGCGCCTGACTCCCGCGGCGGATGCGCTCCTGCATAGCGATATTCCGATCATCGCGGCTGTCAACGGCCCCGCGATCGGATGGGGCATGGAGCTGTCGCTGATGGCTGATATCCGTGTCGCGTCGGAGAAGGCGCGCTTCGGTGAGCTGTTCATCAAGCGCGGCCTGTGCTGCGACGTGCCGGGAATCGGCCGCCTCGCGCAGCTCGTGGGCCGCGAGACCGCGGCGGAGCTGCTCTTCACGGGCGATATCATCGACGCGGCGCGGGCGCATCAGATTCGCCTCGTGTCGCGCGTCGTGCCGCACGATCAGCTGCTCCCCACCGCGATGGAACTGGCACGCAAGATCGCCTCGAACCCGCCGCTTGCCGTGCGGCAGCTCAAGAACGGCCTGCGCCGCGCGCTCGATCCCGATTGGAAGGAGCTCGGCGCGTGGGTCAGCACCACGCTGTCGGAGCTCTTCAAGACCGAGGACCACAAGGAAGGCGTGAAGTCGTTCCTCGAAAAACGCGAGCCGCATTTCGTCGGCCGCTGA
- a CDS encoding DUF1932 domain-containing protein: MSTREDTIAIIGAGEMGAAVGSRMRQAGARVITTLGGRGAASAARVAKSQLEVIEDDDRIAREAGFILSIVPPGVAYSVAERFRAPIERTNEKPIFVDCNAVSPATVRRIAEALAASRCSFIDAGIIGGPPRGSYNPRFYASGPQAEAMTTLRNFGLDIEVLDEKIGTASGLKMSYAGLTKGFIAIGAAMLATASRNGLGPALKAELERSQPQTLEMLRSRVPAMFPKAYRWVAEMEEIATFLGAVDRGAPIFEGAARLYEKIATDFEADKESSPALETIKSFFNS, from the coding sequence ATGAGCACCAGGGAGGATACGATCGCAATCATCGGCGCGGGCGAAATGGGCGCGGCCGTAGGCAGCAGGATGCGACAGGCCGGCGCGCGCGTCATCACAACGCTCGGTGGACGCGGCGCCGCCAGCGCCGCGCGGGTCGCCAAGTCACAACTCGAAGTCATCGAGGACGACGATCGCATCGCGCGCGAGGCGGGCTTCATCCTGTCGATCGTGCCGCCCGGCGTCGCGTATTCGGTGGCCGAGCGCTTCCGCGCACCGATTGAACGCACGAATGAGAAACCGATCTTCGTCGACTGCAACGCAGTATCGCCTGCGACGGTTCGCCGAATCGCCGAAGCGCTCGCCGCCAGCCGATGCTCCTTCATCGACGCCGGAATAATCGGCGGCCCGCCGCGCGGCAGCTACAATCCGCGCTTCTACGCGTCAGGACCTCAGGCGGAGGCGATGACGACGCTGCGCAACTTCGGCCTCGATATCGAAGTCCTCGACGAAAAGATCGGCACCGCATCGGGCTTGAAAATGTCATATGCCGGATTGACGAAGGGTTTTATCGCAATCGGCGCCGCGATGCTCGCAACCGCCTCGCGCAACGGCCTCGGCCCCGCGCTCAAAGCCGAGCTCGAACGCTCGCAACCCCAAACCCTCGAGATGCTCCGAAGCCGCGTTCCCGCAATGTTCCCAAAAGCCTACCGCTGGGTCGCCGAGATGGAAGAGATCGCAACCTTCCTCGGCGCCGTGGATCGAGGTGCACCGATCTTCGAAGGCGCCGCGCGGCTCTACGAAAAAATCGCCACCGATTTCGAAGCTGACAAAGAGTCGAGCCCCGCACTTGAAACGATCAAGTCCTTCTTCAACAGCTAA
- a CDS encoding helix-turn-helix domain-containing protein, producing the protein MRRSANGAPRDALESTRERILVSAARLFAEHGFEGASMPAIAKAAGITAGAIYKHFESKGELLLEVVKRSFESSPLFVQHSDTPNDATALPRLASLYTEPGLKLVRQLSIEVHSAAARDAQVRHVLSHSNELAMQAIGERIAEAQREGKLDPKLNADFASRLFCIIIMGLTHMDTLLPHLVGDEAWRDFVRDRVAALIGMRPAS; encoded by the coding sequence GTGCGGCGTAGCGCGAACGGCGCGCCCCGCGATGCGCTCGAATCGACGCGCGAGCGTATCCTCGTTTCTGCTGCGCGGCTCTTCGCCGAGCACGGCTTCGAAGGCGCATCGATGCCGGCGATCGCGAAAGCCGCGGGCATCACCGCGGGCGCGATCTACAAGCACTTCGAGAGCAAGGGCGAGTTGCTGCTCGAAGTGGTCAAGCGCTCGTTCGAGTCGTCGCCCCTTTTTGTTCAGCACTCGGACACGCCCAACGATGCGACCGCGCTGCCGCGGCTCGCGTCGCTGTACACTGAGCCCGGCCTCAAGTTGGTGCGCCAGCTTTCGATCGAGGTTCACTCCGCGGCTGCACGCGATGCGCAGGTGCGGCACGTGCTCTCGCATTCCAACGAACTCGCGATGCAGGCAATCGGCGAGAGGATCGCGGAGGCGCAACGCGAGGGCAAACTCGATCCGAAACTCAACGCGGATTTCGCTTCGCGCCTCTTCTGCATCATCATAATGGGGCTGACGCACATGGACACGCTGCTGCCGCATCTGGTCGGTGACGAAGCGTGGCGCGACTTCGTGCGCGATCGCGTCGCGGCGTTGATCGGGATGCGCCCCGCCAGCTAG
- a CDS encoding amidohydrolase family protein, which translates to MSAAEIVVDADGHILEPPDLWEKYLEPKYQPRAIKIVKNDAGLECLQYDGRLSEQAQPGFLSALGGMGRAQDELRPTAERTYVNCAPFGSMDAAERVKLLDQEKLAKAVLYPTLGILWESEVDDVELSQAYCRAYNRWIADFCRPYADRIVPIAHLSLGDPEAAAAELRRAAKDGCKGAFVAPFTITRKPHGHPDHDPVFAAAQECDIPLAIHPTFEPKGLNRARFHHMERMPLLGVIASQILQQPLSTFFQFGVFDKFPKLRVVVLESGSSWLGFWMDRMDEGYETWMGGTVPLRRKPSEYVREQVWVSGDPDEQATAYVIDYVGRDRFFWASDFPHPDHGGKYLEALERMVAPMSPEARRGVVGENVLRCYKL; encoded by the coding sequence ATGTCAGCCGCAGAAATCGTTGTCGATGCCGATGGTCACATCCTCGAGCCGCCCGATCTGTGGGAGAAGTACCTCGAGCCCAAGTACCAGCCGCGCGCGATCAAGATCGTAAAGAACGACGCCGGCCTCGAATGCCTCCAATATGACGGCAGGTTGTCGGAGCAGGCGCAGCCGGGTTTTCTCAGTGCGCTCGGCGGGATGGGCCGCGCGCAGGATGAACTGCGGCCCACGGCGGAGCGCACCTACGTCAATTGCGCGCCGTTCGGCTCGATGGACGCGGCCGAGCGCGTGAAGCTGCTCGATCAGGAGAAGCTCGCCAAGGCGGTGCTCTATCCGACGCTCGGCATCCTGTGGGAGTCCGAGGTTGACGATGTCGAACTGTCGCAGGCGTATTGCCGCGCGTACAACCGCTGGATCGCCGACTTCTGCCGGCCGTATGCCGATCGCATCGTGCCGATTGCGCATCTCTCGCTCGGCGATCCCGAGGCTGCCGCTGCCGAGCTCCGCCGCGCCGCCAAGGATGGATGCAAAGGGGCGTTCGTCGCGCCGTTTACGATCACGCGCAAGCCGCACGGCCATCCCGATCACGATCCGGTTTTTGCCGCGGCCCAGGAATGCGATATCCCGCTCGCGATTCATCCGACCTTTGAGCCCAAGGGCCTCAATCGCGCGCGCTTTCATCATATGGAGCGGATGCCGCTGCTGGGCGTGATTGCCTCGCAGATCCTGCAGCAGCCGCTCTCGACGTTTTTCCAGTTCGGCGTGTTCGACAAATTCCCCAAGCTGCGCGTCGTCGTCCTCGAATCGGGATCGTCGTGGCTCGGCTTTTGGATGGATCGGATGGATGAGGGCTACGAGACCTGGATGGGCGGCACGGTGCCGCTGAGGCGCAAGCCCAGCGAGTACGTGCGCGAGCAGGTCTGGGTCTCCGGCGATCCCGACGAGCAGGCGACCGCCTACGTGATCGATTACGTCGGGCGCGATCGCTTCTTCTGGGCGAGCGACTTCCCGCATCCCGACCACGGCGGCAAATACCTCGAAGCGCTCGAACGCATGGTCGCGCCGATGTCGCCGGAGGCGCGCCGCGGCGTCGTCGGTGAGAACGTGTTGCGCTGTTACAAGCTCTAA